Proteins encoded in a region of the Natronorubrum halophilum genome:
- a CDS encoding phosphatase PAP2 family protein, translating to MSRGIGEFEPIQELVPEWAALLVALVTQLGDVWFLALLVGCVYWFSASKREDATVVMGLTLAGLSLITVLKHVFALPRPGQPLVALETLPGLLQSLYEATAMASGYGFPSGHALMTTIVYVTLARRLSIGTFRRRTLAAATIVAVVCFSRVALGLHYLVDVVAGVAVGLAFLFVVDRLLARYPDEHGTIALSLAIVCSASALGVSRVEPDTVTLLGASLGAFGGWQLVRLGGDVFAVDRPSSAVRPLLFRGGLATAAFAPLFATFEYFRLLSPPVAGGAVGLALGAFITVPVLNHSERASKVWTALVFWLTMAAVGLRYLLRPSTWRRGYVGGRRCVGRVRRWLRTQQSG from the coding sequence ATGTCCAGAGGGATCGGTGAGTTCGAACCAATTCAGGAACTCGTTCCCGAGTGGGCGGCCCTCCTCGTCGCCCTCGTGACGCAGCTCGGCGACGTCTGGTTTCTCGCCCTTCTCGTCGGCTGCGTTTACTGGTTTTCCGCGAGCAAACGCGAGGATGCGACCGTCGTCATGGGGCTGACGCTGGCCGGCCTCTCCCTGATCACCGTGTTGAAACACGTCTTCGCGCTGCCGCGACCCGGCCAACCGCTCGTCGCGCTCGAGACGCTGCCCGGTTTGCTCCAGTCGCTGTACGAAGCCACGGCGATGGCCAGCGGCTACGGCTTTCCGAGCGGCCACGCGCTGATGACCACGATCGTCTACGTCACCCTCGCCAGGCGGCTCTCGATCGGCACGTTCCGTCGACGGACGCTCGCCGCGGCAACCATCGTCGCGGTCGTCTGTTTCTCGCGGGTCGCACTCGGCCTCCACTACCTCGTTGACGTCGTCGCCGGTGTTGCCGTCGGGCTCGCGTTCCTGTTCGTCGTGGACCGACTGCTCGCTCGCTACCCGGACGAGCACGGTACCATCGCGCTCTCGCTTGCGATCGTCTGCAGCGCGAGCGCACTCGGCGTGAGTCGCGTGGAACCGGACACCGTGACGTTGCTCGGTGCCTCACTCGGCGCGTTCGGCGGCTGGCAACTCGTCCGACTCGGCGGGGACGTGTTCGCGGTCGATCGCCCCTCGAGCGCGGTCCGTCCGCTCCTGTTTCGGGGTGGCCTCGCGACCGCCGCGTTCGCCCCGCTGTTCGCTACCTTCGAGTACTTCCGGCTCCTCTCGCCGCCCGTCGCCGGCGGCGCGGTCGGACTCGCACTCGGCGCGTTCATCACGGTCCCCGTGTTGAATCACTCCGAACGCGCCAGCAAGGTCTGGACGGCGCTGGTCTTCTGGCTCACGATGGCCGCCGTCGGGCTTCGCTACCTGCTCCGACCGTCGACTTGGCGGCGCGGCTACGTCGGCGGTCGCCGGTGCGTCGGCCGAGTCCGCCGGTGGCTTCGAACGCAGCAATCCGGCTGA
- a CDS encoding rubrerythrin family protein — protein sequence MTDSETFVEAVRDDNQTALSRLGSSKSLYADTGGDIDTEPVLEATADAEHAAWQTFLEWADTEADDEARDAFEAIAADEQRHYETVVDHLDTDAYEPDEIPALHEYLRGLESTVERVGALVGRILASKRSKEQVVGYFVGDADPQTAGVFREFGGDLDEQLERATDLLEDVCESDDDLERAREAATGAIEAAYGEYVENLESMGANPKPVC from the coding sequence ATGACCGATTCCGAGACGTTCGTCGAGGCCGTCCGTGACGACAACCAGACCGCGCTCTCACGACTCGGCTCCTCGAAGTCGTTGTACGCCGACACCGGCGGCGATATCGACACCGAACCCGTGCTCGAGGCGACTGCCGACGCCGAACACGCGGCCTGGCAGACATTCCTCGAGTGGGCCGACACCGAAGCCGACGACGAGGCCCGCGACGCCTTCGAAGCGATCGCCGCGGACGAGCAGCGCCACTACGAAACCGTCGTTGACCACCTCGATACGGACGCGTACGAACCGGACGAGATCCCGGCCCTCCACGAGTACCTGCGCGGACTCGAGTCGACCGTCGAACGCGTCGGTGCGCTCGTCGGTCGGATCCTCGCGAGCAAGCGCTCGAAAGAACAGGTCGTCGGCTACTTCGTCGGCGACGCCGATCCCCAGACCGCCGGCGTCTTCCGGGAGTTCGGCGGCGATCTGGACGAGCAACTCGAGCGCGCAACGGACCTCCTCGAGGACGTCTGCGAAAGCGACGACGACCTCGAGCGCGCCCGGGAGGCCGCAACCGGCGCGATAGAGGCCGCCTACGGCGAGTACGTCGAAAACCTCGAGTCGATGGGCGCGAACCCGAAGCCGGTCTGTTGA
- a CDS encoding polysaccharide deacetylase family protein, whose product MKRRAYLATAAAVTVAGCSALSSSDDADKDDNDKDDNEPSDPVNEDPGSFDEFEDLSKWTVMEGSLTADEERTYAGSQSARMESDGSEDRIMIKREFDSPRDLSDEFPALAFTSDHDVNPVVQLADTDGNRLLLQCAVNADDPFTRHDLGIVDTAGTPDLSSINHTKISVWAGDRELSLWCDDYHFVERPDTGKVLLQFPENTTEVGSEAAPLLAEHDIPATVFVNTDYVGSSGYLSSTDLESLQSDGWTVASGGATGTDITQHDADRQEAEISDAAAWLGDHGFDDAYFSYGLNRYDESALELVEEYHDLAFVGGYAGHGNVTNPYLAPRAATPDADEATQLLEWAAEYRMITTLSYRSLEGVSFEAMLSTLADLESAGEIDVVTPDDIMSDYLH is encoded by the coding sequence ATGAAACGACGAGCATACCTCGCGACGGCTGCTGCGGTGACGGTTGCTGGCTGTTCCGCTCTGAGTAGTTCGGACGACGCAGACAAAGACGACAACGACAAGGACGATAACGAACCGTCGGACCCGGTCAACGAGGATCCCGGCTCGTTCGACGAGTTCGAGGATCTGTCGAAGTGGACGGTGATGGAAGGATCGCTTACCGCCGACGAAGAACGCACGTACGCCGGCTCACAGTCCGCTCGCATGGAGTCGGACGGATCCGAGGACCGAATCATGATCAAACGGGAGTTCGACTCCCCGCGAGACCTTTCGGACGAGTTCCCGGCGCTGGCCTTTACGAGCGATCACGACGTCAACCCGGTCGTCCAGCTCGCGGACACCGACGGCAACCGACTCCTGCTCCAGTGTGCGGTCAACGCGGACGACCCCTTCACTCGCCACGATCTGGGGATCGTCGACACCGCCGGCACCCCCGACCTGAGTTCGATCAATCACACCAAGATCTCCGTCTGGGCCGGCGACCGCGAGCTGTCACTGTGGTGTGACGACTACCACTTCGTCGAGCGACCCGACACCGGGAAGGTCCTGTTGCAGTTCCCCGAAAACACTACCGAAGTCGGATCCGAGGCCGCGCCGCTACTCGCCGAGCACGACATCCCCGCGACGGTGTTCGTCAACACCGACTACGTCGGCAGTTCCGGCTACCTCTCGAGCACTGACCTCGAGTCCCTCCAGAGCGACGGCTGGACCGTCGCCAGCGGCGGTGCAACTGGAACCGACATCACCCAACATGATGCGGATCGGCAGGAAGCCGAAATCAGCGACGCTGCGGCCTGGCTCGGCGACCACGGGTTCGACGACGCCTACTTCTCGTACGGGCTCAACCGGTACGACGAGTCGGCCCTCGAACTCGTCGAGGAGTATCACGACCTCGCGTTCGTCGGCGGCTATGCGGGCCACGGGAACGTCACCAATCCGTACCTCGCCCCCCGCGCCGCCACCCCGGACGCCGACGAGGCAACGCAACTCCTCGAGTGGGCCGCCGAGTACCGGATGATCACGACGCTGTCCTACCGCAGTCTCGAGGGAGTCTCGTTCGAGGCGATGCTTTCCACGCTCGCAGACCTCGAGTCGGCCGGCGAAATCGACGTCGTGACGCCCGACGATATTATGTCGGATTACCTGCACTGA
- a CDS encoding GNAT family N-acetyltransferase, with product MESDSRIRIAQPADAAAVRDIYAPFCESSAVTFEEDAPAEAEMVDRIESTLETYPWLVCEVDGEVVGYAYATKLRKRRAYQWTVELSVYVAADARQSGIGRGLYESLFAILERQGVCDAYAVTTVPNPETERFHDRLGFERLVDFPAMGYTETEWHDVAWWRRSLAEKPTAPDPIAPLPDVLDDPDWDSLVQTGADRLD from the coding sequence ATGGAGTCCGATTCTCGGATCCGAATCGCACAACCGGCGGATGCGGCCGCCGTCCGCGACATTTACGCGCCCTTCTGTGAATCGTCGGCCGTCACCTTCGAGGAGGACGCGCCTGCCGAAGCTGAGATGGTCGACCGCATCGAGTCGACCCTCGAGACGTATCCGTGGCTGGTCTGTGAGGTCGACGGCGAAGTCGTCGGCTACGCCTACGCGACCAAACTTCGAAAGCGCCGAGCGTATCAGTGGACGGTCGAACTCTCGGTCTACGTCGCCGCTGACGCCCGGCAGTCCGGAATCGGCCGCGGGCTGTACGAGTCGCTCTTCGCGATCCTCGAGCGCCAGGGCGTCTGCGACGCCTACGCCGTCACGACGGTGCCGAACCCCGAGACGGAACGGTTCCACGACCGACTCGGATTCGAGCGTCTCGTCGACTTTCCGGCGATGGGGTACACGGAAACGGAGTGGCACGACGTCGCCTGGTGGCGTCGCTCGCTCGCCGAGAAACCGACCGCCCCCGACCCGATCGCACCGCTGCCCGACGTGCTGGACGATCCCGATTGGGACTCGCTGGTGCAAACGGGCGCGGACCGTCTCGACTGA
- a CDS encoding sulfurtransferase, with translation MANDYANDVLVTADWVEERLDEFQNDDSDLRLVEVDVDTEAYEDAHAPGAIGFNWETQLQDQTTRDVLTKDDFEDLLGSHGISEDDTVVLYGDNSNWFAAYTYWQFKYYGHDEAYLLDGGREYWLENDYPTTDEEPDFSAVEYDAAGPRESIRAYREDVENAIERGVPLVDVRSPEEFSGEILAPPGLQETAQRGGHIPGAKNISWAAVTNDDGTFKTRDELEDLYADEDIDGGETTVAYCRIGERSSVAWFALHELLGYEDTVNYDGSWTEWGNLVNAPIEKGEADD, from the coding sequence ATGGCAAACGACTACGCCAACGACGTACTTGTGACGGCTGATTGGGTCGAGGAGCGTCTCGACGAGTTCCAGAACGACGACTCCGACCTTCGACTGGTCGAAGTCGACGTCGATACGGAAGCGTACGAGGACGCCCACGCACCCGGTGCAATCGGGTTCAACTGGGAAACCCAACTGCAGGACCAGACCACTCGAGACGTCCTCACCAAGGACGACTTCGAGGACCTGCTCGGTAGCCACGGCATCAGCGAGGACGACACGGTCGTCCTCTACGGCGACAACTCCAACTGGTTCGCCGCCTACACCTATTGGCAGTTCAAGTACTACGGCCACGACGAGGCCTACCTGCTCGACGGCGGCCGCGAGTACTGGCTCGAGAACGACTACCCGACGACCGACGAAGAGCCCGACTTTTCCGCCGTCGAGTACGACGCCGCCGGTCCGCGCGAGAGCATCCGCGCCTACCGCGAGGACGTCGAGAACGCGATCGAGCGCGGCGTTCCGCTCGTCGACGTTCGCTCCCCTGAGGAGTTCAGCGGCGAGATTCTCGCTCCGCCCGGCCTCCAGGAGACCGCCCAGCGCGGTGGTCACATCCCCGGCGCGAAGAACATCTCGTGGGCCGCCGTGACCAACGACGACGGCACCTTCAAGACTCGCGACGAACTCGAGGACCTCTACGCCGACGAGGACATCGACGGCGGCGAGACGACCGTCGCCTACTGCCGCATCGGCGAGCGCTCGTCGGTCGCCTGGTTCGCGCTCCACGAACTGCTCGGCTACGAGGACACCGTCAACTACGACGGGTCCTGGACCGAGTGGGGGAACCTGGTCAACGCGCCGATCGAGAAGGGCGAAGCGGACGACTGA
- the thiM gene encoding hydroxyethylthiazole kinase, giving the protein MTDPLPTDVTGTDLADSVGAIGERSPLVQHLTNEVTMNDVANLTLHWDALPVMADSPGDAGEMAAGASAILFNTGQVPDGKVTAMHEAARTAAERDIPVVLDPVGVGATPTREAVAEDLLEAVDFSVIKGNYGEISALAGVEAEVKGVESVGEYEAIEATARSLAESTGATVVASGVEDVVATADGAVRLSVGHEMLGEVVGTGCMLGATVAAFHGALEDATTAALHGTLAFGIAGERAAEMAHNGPASYRTNFHDAVAGLTADEASELDLEDRIERAS; this is encoded by the coding sequence ATGACCGACCCCTTACCCACCGACGTCACCGGTACCGACCTCGCCGACTCCGTCGGCGCGATCGGCGAGCGGTCGCCGCTCGTCCAGCACTTGACCAACGAAGTGACGATGAACGACGTGGCCAACCTCACTCTCCACTGGGACGCGCTTCCGGTGATGGCCGATTCGCCGGGCGACGCCGGCGAGATGGCCGCCGGCGCGTCCGCGATCCTCTTCAACACCGGACAGGTCCCGGACGGGAAAGTCACGGCCATGCACGAGGCCGCCCGTACCGCGGCCGAACGGGACATCCCCGTCGTCCTCGACCCCGTCGGCGTTGGCGCGACGCCGACTCGAGAGGCCGTCGCCGAAGACCTCCTCGAGGCGGTCGACTTCTCGGTCATCAAGGGCAACTACGGCGAGATCAGCGCGCTCGCGGGCGTCGAAGCCGAAGTGAAAGGCGTCGAATCGGTCGGCGAGTACGAGGCAATCGAGGCGACAGCTCGGTCACTCGCCGAGTCGACCGGGGCGACGGTCGTCGCGAGCGGCGTCGAGGACGTCGTCGCGACCGCCGACGGCGCGGTTCGGCTCTCGGTCGGCCACGAGATGCTCGGCGAGGTCGTCGGCACCGGCTGTATGCTCGGCGCGACCGTCGCGGCGTTCCACGGGGCGCTCGAGGACGCGACGACGGCCGCCCTTCACGGGACGCTGGCCTTCGGAATCGCCGGCGAACGTGCGGCCGAGATGGCCCACAACGGCCCGGCGAGCTACCGGACGAACTTCCACGACGCGGTCGCCGGACTCACGGCGGACGAAGCGAGCGAACTCGATCTCGAGGACAGGATCGAACGCGCCTCCTGA
- the thiE gene encoding thiamine phosphate synthase → MDPSNYGTYLVTQASISAGRSTPEIVRAAIDGGVDVVQLREKGTDARSRYELGLELRELTLAADVDLIVNDRVDLALAIDADGVHLGQSDLPVAVARDLLGPEAIVGCSASTVEEAARGAADGADYLGVGSIYGTTSKDVDASKDGIGPERIGEIAEAVSIPVVGIGGITAENAAPVVEAGAAGVAVISEIAAAADPKAATESLATTVETAKEVADAR, encoded by the coding sequence ATGGACCCCTCGAACTACGGAACCTATCTGGTCACGCAGGCGTCGATCTCGGCGGGGCGTTCGACCCCGGAGATCGTCCGCGCAGCGATCGACGGCGGCGTCGACGTCGTCCAACTTCGCGAGAAAGGGACCGACGCGCGATCGCGGTACGAACTCGGCCTCGAACTCCGCGAACTGACGCTGGCGGCCGACGTGGACCTGATCGTTAACGATCGCGTGGATCTCGCGCTTGCGATCGACGCCGACGGCGTCCACCTCGGGCAGTCGGATCTCCCGGTTGCCGTCGCGCGCGACCTGCTCGGTCCCGAGGCGATCGTCGGCTGTTCGGCGTCGACGGTCGAGGAGGCCGCTCGAGGGGCGGCCGACGGCGCGGACTACCTCGGCGTCGGATCGATCTACGGGACGACGTCCAAGGACGTCGACGCGTCCAAGGACGGTATCGGTCCCGAACGGATCGGCGAAATCGCCGAGGCGGTCTCGATCCCGGTGGTCGGCATCGGCGGCATTACGGCCGAAAATGCAGCCCCGGTCGTCGAGGCCGGCGCGGCCGGCGTGGCCGTGATCTCCGAGATCGCCGCGGCCGCGGATCCGAAAGCCGCCACCGAATCGCTCGCGACGACGGTCGAAACTGCGAAGGAGGTGGCGGACGCACGGTAA
- a CDS encoding PGF-CTERM sorting domain-containing protein: MALRSTSTDEPDGSDSDDENGDRSEDDAGEGDDSEGGDGAGSEDGSDDTEPDQEDETDENESGGEDSSGSSDSTETDGENASANTESESDDGAPGFGIGAGVAGVVGGAAVASRRLRTRDE; the protein is encoded by the coding sequence ATCGCCCTCCGTTCGACGAGCACTGACGAACCGGACGGCAGTGATAGTGACGACGAGAACGGTGATCGCAGCGAAGACGACGCCGGCGAAGGCGACGACTCGGAGGGCGGTGACGGAGCCGGGAGCGAGGACGGATCTGACGATACCGAACCGGACCAGGAGGACGAGACCGACGAGAACGAATCCGGCGGCGAGGACAGTTCCGGCAGTTCCGACAGTACCGAAACGGACGGCGAGAACGCGTCTGCGAACACCGAATCCGAGAGCGACGACGGCGCGCCCGGATTCGGGATTGGCGCGGGGGTCGCCGGCGTGGTCGGCGGCGCAGCCGTCGCCTCCCGACGACTGCGAACGCGCGACGAGTGA
- a CDS encoding haloacid dehalogenase type II, translated as MSFDPDRVTTVTFDSYSTLVDVDAVEAALAAHPGVDAPEPISRTWRERSMQYTLVGNHTGTYEPFYEVNRDALEYALEAHGVEATENEREEILSAYHELDVFDDVRGSIERLRRGGYDCYVLSNGNPEMLASMVEHAEIDDLLADTISADELETFKPDPDLYRHAAGRTGTPIEEVAHVSALWFDVQGASHAGMQGVWLDRNGTPWEPFGDEPELVCAGLEEVADRLGC; from the coding sequence ATGTCGTTCGATCCCGACCGCGTGACGACCGTGACGTTCGACTCGTACAGTACCCTCGTCGACGTCGACGCAGTCGAAGCCGCACTCGCGGCCCACCCCGGCGTCGACGCGCCCGAACCGATCTCGAGAACGTGGCGCGAACGGTCGATGCAGTACACCCTCGTCGGAAATCACACGGGAACCTACGAGCCGTTCTACGAGGTCAATCGGGACGCCCTCGAGTACGCACTCGAGGCCCACGGCGTCGAGGCGACCGAAAACGAACGCGAGGAGATCCTCTCGGCCTACCACGAACTCGACGTCTTCGACGACGTCCGAGGGAGTATCGAACGCCTCCGACGGGGCGGGTACGACTGTTACGTGCTGTCGAACGGGAACCCCGAAATGCTCGCGTCGATGGTCGAACACGCCGAAATCGACGACCTCCTCGCCGACACGATCAGCGCGGACGAACTCGAGACGTTCAAACCTGATCCCGATCTGTATCGCCACGCCGCGGGTCGGACGGGCACGCCCATCGAGGAGGTCGCCCACGTCTCCGCGCTCTGGTTCGACGTTCAGGGGGCGAGCCACGCCGGAATGCAAGGCGTGTGGCTCGACCGAAACGGAACTCCCTGGGAGCCCTTCGGCGACGAGCCGGAGCTCGTCTGTGCGGGACTCGAGGAGGTTGCGGATCGACTCGGCTGTTGA
- a CDS encoding carboxymuconolactone decarboxylase family protein: MVSTETQQEIEEHLGRVPSWISALPEPAVDHSWGVVRDLQLGETMLSQREKALIALGAAAAVQCPYCIHFHTEEAKLEEVTDEELDEAVAVAGNIRYFSSVLHGAEIDHDEFVSETDDIVTHVKEQQAAAPSDD; encoded by the coding sequence ATGGTATCCACTGAAACACAACAGGAGATAGAGGAGCATCTGGGACGAGTTCCGAGCTGGATCTCGGCGCTTCCAGAGCCGGCCGTCGATCACAGTTGGGGCGTCGTTCGCGACCTTCAACTCGGAGAGACCATGCTTTCACAGCGGGAAAAGGCGCTGATCGCCCTCGGCGCGGCAGCAGCCGTTCAGTGTCCGTACTGCATCCACTTCCACACGGAGGAAGCGAAACTCGAGGAGGTGACCGACGAAGAACTGGACGAAGCGGTCGCGGTGGCGGGCAACATTCGGTACTTCTCGTCGGTTCTCCACGGCGCGGAAATCGATCACGATGAGTTCGTGTCCGAGACGGACGATATCGTCACTCACGTCAAAGAACAACAGGCGGCCGCACCGAGCGACGACTGA
- a CDS encoding DUF7553 family protein — translation MTQPELENAAATLQDAAETASDDETRERLETQSRQFETLAEADRGPDHGKLARHEHILSEIADEEGGAVANLVAEALESIKAYRSTLEGV, via the coding sequence GTGACCCAACCCGAACTCGAGAACGCCGCTGCAACGCTTCAAGACGCCGCCGAGACCGCATCGGACGACGAGACGCGAGAGCGCCTCGAAACCCAGTCCCGGCAGTTCGAAACGCTGGCCGAGGCCGACCGTGGCCCGGACCACGGCAAACTCGCGCGCCACGAACACATTCTCTCCGAAATCGCCGACGAGGAAGGCGGCGCTGTCGCCAACCTCGTCGCAGAAGCGCTCGAGTCGATCAAAGCGTACCGATCGACGCTCGAGGGCGTATAA